The genomic DNA TCTTGATGAATTAATTCCACAATTTTCAAGAATGCTTCTTCCCCAATTCGCCAGCCAAGATTAAGATCTAACTTGTCTAACTTGGAATTATCAAAATTTATGATCATCATCACACCCTAAATAACCTGAATTTGTATTATGCCTGATCTTGGAAATGCTCCGCTCAGACGGAGCTTTATTCTTAGACCTTTGACAAAATTTTATGAAACCATTTTTCCAAGCGACCACCCATAGCTTCTAAAGAATATAAACTTTCCGCTCGCTGGCGACAAATTTGACGATCAATTGTATGTAAATTCTTAACAGCCTCTATCAAACCTTGTACACTGTCTGGTTCAACCAAAAACCCAGTTTTACCATCTTCCACAATTTCCACTAAACCACCACGAGAATAAGCAATCACCGGCACTCCGCAAGCTGAAGCTTCAAGACCTACCGTGGGGAAAGCATCTATCCAATGGGGAGTAGCTAACATAGCTTGACATTGCCCTAGTCCTGCTTGTAATTCTGTTGTAGATAGAAATCCTTGGTAATCTATCTGTGCATTGGGATAGTCCTGACGAATTTTTTGCCAATATTCCTCATTTTGAATTAAACCAAACACTTTTAAAGGCATTCCCAGGGTATTTGCTGCTGCTACTGCATCTTCTAAACCCTTCTCTGGCGCTATGCGACCTACCCACCCTAAACTATTTCCTGGTTGATCACAAAATTGATACAAAGATAAATCCAACCCATTCAATAAACACACACATTCTTCTGCACAAGGAAAAGTAGCAGCTTGAGTTTTAGAGTG from Okeanomitos corallinicola TIOX110 includes the following:
- a CDS encoding glycosyltransferase family 4 protein — encoded protein: MTNPSYKLLFMSTAVGTLGSGLSGGVEVTLSNTAKAMLKRGHKVDIVAPEGSRSGSLPLIEIPGNTQNPAQDQKRDEQIYIPNNSVLANMWSYADQVQENYDLILNFSYDWLPLYLTQFFTCPVAHLISMSSLTDAMDDMITKVATKFPGAIGVHSKTQAATFPCAEECVCLLNGLDLSLYQFCDQPGNSLGWVGRIAPEKGLEDAVAAANTLGMPLKVFGLIQNEEYWQKIRQDYPNAQIDYQGFLSTTELQAGLGQCQAMLATPHWIDAFPTVGLEASACGVPVIAYSRGGLVEIVEDGKTGFLVEPDSVQGLIEAVKNLHTIDRQICRQRAESLYSLEAMGGRLEKWFHKILSKV